tcaccatcaggacttgctcatactgtcagcagtcagggagaggctcagggattgctaggaggttacCATTCGCTCCTCTCTAGCTTTGGGGCCcagtctgtttacctgttgttgtttgtttacttggtgttcctcttatccccactttGACAGGGGGATAGAAAAATCTGGAGGAGGACAGGGGAGTCTGGAaggagacagaggagtctggaggaggatagaggagtctggaggaggacagaggagtccggaggaggacagaggagtctggagggggacagaggagtctggaggggggaagaggagtctggagggggacataggagtctggagggggaaaGAGGAGTCTATAGGGGGAAAGAGGAGTccggaggaggacagaggagtctggaggggggcagaggagtctggaggggaaaaGAGGATTCTATAGGGGgaaagaggagtctggagggaggcataggagtctggaggaggatagATGAGTctgagtgtatatataaatatactgtgtatatatatatatatatatatatatatggggggtcATCCAGGACATTTTGGCTTTTTTAAATTGAAGTTTCTCTTTAGCTTTACTTCTTGCATTAATCGTAAGTGCCAAGATCTGCGGTGCCTGGAGGGTTCAGGAAATAACTTTTTGCTATAGTGCAGTATATGGGGTTCTGATGGTGTCATACGTTGGGGCTGGGTTGTGCAGATATAAAGGGGAGATCTGCTGCAATCCTTGGTGGAATCCAACCTCTcgatatgtaacaccacagatgtaGCTGTGAATGCCGCAACAGAGGCaagttaaaataaagaaaaagttatTTCTGAAGATTGAGGACTATAGTGAAAAGAGCTAAAAAGCCAATTCCAAGCAGTGTCTTCTGTATGTTGTGGGGAAGTGAGCATTCCTCTAATCAATGTCAAACAAGAGGGCAGGGGGTCACTGTTTTCGCCAACCCCATTTTTGCACTATGCAAGTAATATCTAATAGCCAGAGCAGAGTGCCACCATAGTGAGAGTGCCTCCAACTGAAGGACTCTCTGATCTCAGGATGGACCAGGTGACGCTTCACTTCCCCACGACCTCTCCTGGTAATAACCTTTGATCACCGGGGATCATTAGCGCTAGTGGTACGCCGCTGTCTAAATTTGCCCACACAGTTATGTTGGACAGATTATGCCAAGATTTTCTATAAAGCATATCACATTGGGCGCCACTTATCTCTGGAAAACAATAGATTAGGAAGGGAGGGCAGTTGTGCTGTATCCAAAGAGCTGATTGTTTGAGGACCCTGAGAGAACTGGCGAGTTCAGGCTGCAAAAATCTTATACTTACCGGGGGGGGAAGTTGTGTGTAGGCAGTGATTGGAGGGCAGATCTGCTTTTCAGTAGGGTCATCCTGGGGCCACTTATTGGGCACATTCTATTTCTACCTCCTCGCCCCTACGGAGCTCTCCCTActgagccccatagaagtgacatCATCATGGCAGGTATGTTACCATTACAAGGGGGGATAGAGGGGTAAGTATCCTTCTATCCCAACAATTATTGTGGATTCTTATATTTtacaatatctgctggttcccCTTATTGTCCTATGtccacacagtgactccaccagcagaatagtgagtgcagctctggagcataatgcacgatgtaactcaggattagtacaggataagaaatgtaatgtatgtacacagtgactgcaccagcagaatagtgagtgcagctctggagtataatacaggatgtaactcaggatcagtacaggataagtaatgtatgtacacagtgactgcaccagcaggctagtgagtgcagctctggagtataatacaggatgtaactaaatgattttcctatttcatgacgtaaagtcatagttttattaaagacacagaggcgagtattgctatctccttctttactttccaccaatagcagcaaagaagaaatttacataatcataacaataaaggatccacccctctcagatcctataataagcagtgtcctcttagtaacttcctctttctttggaacCGAAACACCAACTTCATAACCGGAACTGGAACCGAAACCGGAAACCGGAACTGGACCCGAGAATGATAAACGACCGGTCCATCACGCCGTAGAACtcaagccaacatggctaacaCCTCCGGAAACCGGGAACAACGCAGAAGTCCATACTTCGTGGAACCTTCAACCTGAAACAAAGcaaataatatagccagtgtaagagGCAGGCAGAAATTGAACAAAAACCGACCCAGGCAACGGTCGTATATTATAAGGTCGCTGAAAACAGAACCATAAACAGTCAGTAATACAACTATGCAAGTATACGTAATAAATAACCATAAACGACAATGTAAACAGTCCAATAAATTAAACCACAAAAGGGCGGGCAGGAACaacccagggcgggcaatactcgcctccgtgtctttaataaaactatgactttacgtcatgaaataggaaaatcatttagttttacctcaagacacggaggctcatattgcaagttcaaagctgatcaataatcgatgaaaacacatgagggggcggacgaaaataaaattctctgaacgtTGTGGCCGTAGACCAGTCAGCCAAGCgcaaaatgtcctccaaacgagcccccgaaacggccagggcagtggccgccgcgcccctggccgaatgaGCGGTAAAGACCGCCGTATCAATCCCAGacagggacatgacccacttcatccaacgCGCCAATGTGGGACTAGACACCGGGCCAAAAGGATGGCGGATGGAGAGGAACAGTTGCGGAACGTCCGCAGAGCGGTGAGTCCTAGTACGCGACTCATACTCCCGCAAACAGGCTACCGGACAGAGCACCGGGGAAGACGGGAAACAGGGATAAGAGACAGACCGAATATTAGTCGTAGTGCGCCGCGTAATGTTAAACGCGACGCCCTCGGGAGAAAAGGACCTAGCGTCGTGATCCAAAGCCCTGACATCGGAAACCCTCTTACAAGAAATGAGACAAAAGAGGGTCAACAACTTGGCAGACAGTTGCCGGAGAGAAAGAGCCGCGTTCTCGGGCCACGCAGAGAGAAAAGAGAGGACCAGGGAAACGTCCCACGTAGTGGTGAAGCGAggccgaggaggccgagccaagCGTGATCCACGTAGCAGGCGTGACACCGAAGGGTGTTGACCCGCCGGAACGCCATCAAAACCCTGATGAGTCGAAGAAATCGCCGAATGGAACAAATTAATGGTCCGATAAGCCTTTCCCGCCTCAAAAAGGGATGTAAGGAACTGCAGCAAATGGGTCACAGGCGCCGAAACGGGATCAAGgttccgttccacgcaccagctcacccaagatccccaagctgcccggtaagattttcgggtgccgggagcccaagcgttgtccaggaggcgtctagttgcctccgaaatgCCTGCGACCTCTCCGGgagtccggagatccggcacgccaggaGCTGAAGGGAGCCGTCGAGCAGCAGGGGGTGAGGGGCACCCAGAGGgccctggaggagatccgtccgaCCCGGAAGGAGGAGAGGCACGTCCGTCAGGAGTTCCAGGAGAACCGGGTACCATGCTTGAGTCCCCCAGAAGGGGATCACCACCACCAACTCCGCAACCTGACGACGAACCTGCAGCAGCATCCTCGGGATCATGGCGAAAGGAGGAAACGCGTATTGCAGAGCCGAAGACCAGTCCTGAAGgaacgcatccaccgcctccgcctccggatccgggcgccagctgaagaacctgggaaggtgagtaTTGAGCCGTGACGCGAAGAGGTCCACGGCGCAAGGGCCCCAGGTATCCGAGATCGTGGAGAACATCTCCGGCGCTagcctccagtcgctgccgtccgtgaagcaGCGGGAACTCCGATCCGCCCGGACGTTGTGTagacccggaaggtactccgcctgcaccatgatgtccctggagagacaGTAGGACCAAAACTCCTTCGCCAGTCGCGCCAAGGTAGCCGACTGGGTGCCGCCCAGGTGATTGACATagcggaccgccgacacattgtccatacGTAATCGGATGCAGGCATGCGCCATGCCATTGGAGAAACTGCGGATGGCAAACGAGCCCGCCAggagttccagagcgttgatgtgAAGACGGCTCTCGGCCTCCGACCACCGACCCCCGGTGGAGACACCTtcgcagtgggcaccccagcccaGGAGACTCGCGTCCGACTCTATCGTGAATTCCGGTTGAAAtccgaagatcgctctgccgttccaggcttCCAAGTTGTCTAACCACCAACGAAGTTCCTCCCGAGCCTCCTGATCCAGAACCACCATGTCCGCGAACGAGGCCCCGGAACGGAGGTGAGCAATCTTCAGGCGCTGAAGGGCCCGATAATGGAGAGGGGCTGgaaacaccgcctggatggaggaggCCAACAGGCCAATAATGCGAGCCAGGTGACGCAGGGACAGGGACGACGCTGAAAGGGCATGTCTCAATTCCTTGCGGATCGTCCGCAATTTCTCTGACGGGAGACTGAGAGATTCCGCAACAGAGTCCACCGTGAAGCCCAGGAATTCCATCCGTCGAGACGGCGTGAGGCAGGACTTCTCGGGGTTCAGTAGAAAACCAAGAGCCGAAAGGAGGTCCGACGTCCATTGAAGGTGCCGAAGCAGCGCCGCCTGACATTGATgcataatgaggatgtcgtccagatagatgaCTAGACGTACACCCCGACTCCGCAGCCAGGCAACGACCGGACGCAGGAGCTTGGTAAAGCACCATGGCGCCGAAGAAAGGCCGAACgggaggcaagtgaagcgccacactTCGCCCTTCCACAAGAAGCGCAGGAGATCCCTGGACGAAGCGGCAATCGGGACCGTCAGAtaggcatctttgaggtccagtttCACCATCAAGTCCCCTGGGATCAGtaagtcccgaaggaggtgaataccctccatcttgaagtggcggtagcGCACCACGGAGTTCAGGGCCCGGAGATTTATAACCGGACGCATTTGCCCACCTTTCTTCTGAACTAGGAAGATGTTGCTGAGCACACCCCTCGGGGCGGAAGGGGCCCTCTCTATCGCCCTCTTTTGAAAAAGGGAAAACAGCTCTAAGTCCACGAGCTCTCTGTCTGGTGGGGCTAGGGGAAGTGGTGGGGGAGAAGGAATGAGGTTTGGTGAACCCGTGAGCTCTATGTGGAACCCCTGTACAGTGGTCAGAACCCACGGGTCTGATGTAATGCTGGACCCAACGTGGAAAcaaagacggagtctgccccctacacaaggaacCAAAGAAGCCCCCACTGGGGGAAGACTTACCGAAGGACTTTCGGAAATTGGGATTTCCTCGGACAGACCTCGAacgccattggccgcctctggccggaAAGAACGGAGGAGGATTCCTTTGGTCCTGGAAGGGCGGTCTTTGattgaaggagcctctgcccgagctgcgggcctggaaactggagcggccggacagacggcccctactactgccggccctagtggagacccgtccctgaaagacCCTTCtcatggaggactgggccttgtccaggGCGGTAAATGCCCCTACGTATCTGCTGAGGTCCTTAATAAAGGAATCCCCGAACAGCAGACCCTGAGCATCCCTTCCTGACTCAGTGAGTGCCAGGTTGGCCAATTTCGGGTCAATTTTAAACAAAatggctttacgccgttcaatggccagggaggAGTTCGTGC
The sequence above is a segment of the Bufo gargarizans isolate SCDJY-AF-19 chromosome 6, ASM1485885v1, whole genome shotgun sequence genome. Coding sequences within it:
- the LOC122940694 gene encoding uncharacterized protein LOC122940694 — translated: MPQTIDPNKVCDTPSVDPKMTQFLAKTGWNPRKGLDSAIRSCQDKLLDIFGPLAKIFEMAESARADGSPIDPEELTGWIQRAICIAGSTNSSLAIERRKAILFKIDPKLANLALTESGRDAQGLLFGDSFIKDLSRYVGAFTALDKAQSSMRRVFQGRVSTRAGSSRGRLSGRSSFQAAPWCFTKLLRPVVAWLRSRGVRLVIYLDDILIMHQCQAALLRHLQWTSDLLSALGFLLNPEKSCLTPSRRMEFLGFTVDSVAESLSLPSEKLRTIRKELRHALSASSLSLRHLARIIGLLASSIQAVFPAPLHYRALQRLKIAHLRSGASFADMVVLDQEAREELRWWLDNLEAWNGRAIFGFQPEFTIESDASLLGWGAHCEGVSTGGRWSEAESRLHINALELLAGSFAIRSFSNGMAHACIRLRMDNVSAVRYVNHLGGTQSATLARLAKEFWSYCLSRDIMVQAEYLPGLHNVRADRSSRCFTDGSDWRLAPEMFSTISDTWGPCAVDLFASRLNTHLPRFFSWRPDPEAEAVDAFLQDWSSALQYAFPPFAMIPRMLLQVRRQVAELVVVIPFWGTQAWYPVLLELLTDVPLLLPGRTDLLQGPLGAPHPLLLDGSLQLLACRISGLPERSQAFRRQLDASWTTLGLPAPENLTGQLGDLG